Proteins found in one Physeter macrocephalus isolate SW-GA chromosome 17, ASM283717v5, whole genome shotgun sequence genomic segment:
- the LOC102994248 gene encoding binder of sperm protein homolog 2-like, producing the protein MGAAAFFNHSCTFPFAYGDVIYYSCISVRSDHAWCSIDEVFQGRWRYCTAEDPPKCTFPFLYRNKLFASCTKEGYVLSRS; encoded by the exons ATGGGGGCAGCTG CGTTCTTTAACCATTCCTGTACCTTTCCATTTGCGTATGGCGACGTTATCTACTACAGCTGCATCTCCGTCCGCAGTGATCATGCCTGGTGTTCTATTGATGAGGTATTCCAAGGCAGATGGCGGTACTGTACCGCGGAAG ATCCCCCAAAGTGTACCTTCCCTTTCTTgtacagaaataaactctttgCTAGTTGCACCAAGGAAGGCTATGTTTTGAGTAGGAGTTGA